In the bacterium genome, one interval contains:
- a CDS encoding Nif3-like dinuclear metal center hexameric protein, producing the protein MILRDIAGEVMRLAPPGLAESWDRCGLEVGDPGAQIRSALVALSPTKGALLEAQKIRADLLLTHHPLLFKPLASIDQSTPQGQIISALIKDKIALLSAHTNLDRAEGGVNDCLAEALGLQGVRGLGEGEPLLKVAVTVPVGYEERVRKAMDEAGAGSIGAYRGCFFLGRGVGTFTPLAGSNPFIGEPGSPERVDEVRIEGIVPKSLSGRVTGAIARAHPYEAPAIDLYLLAGSSDYGCTGRMGTLEKAVSLEKFAGTAMKALGAPGVRFAGQKEKKILRVAVCGGSAASLWPSAMAAGADILVTGDVGYHAAQEAADAGFAILDAGHASTETVVLSPLAEKLRNYAKASKSKIKVSVFSEGEPFSFAVAKNQ; encoded by the coding sequence TTGATCCTTCGCGACATCGCAGGCGAGGTAATGAGACTCGCCCCGCCCGGACTGGCCGAATCGTGGGATCGGTGCGGTCTTGAGGTGGGGGACCCCGGAGCACAGATACGCTCCGCCCTCGTCGCACTTTCTCCCACCAAAGGCGCCCTTCTTGAGGCGCAGAAAATCCGCGCAGACCTCCTCCTCACCCACCACCCGCTTCTTTTCAAGCCCCTCGCCAGCATCGACCAAAGCACGCCGCAGGGACAGATAATCTCCGCACTCATCAAGGACAAGATAGCCCTACTCAGCGCCCACACCAACCTCGACCGCGCCGAAGGCGGAGTCAACGACTGCCTTGCAGAGGCGCTTGGCCTTCAGGGAGTCCGTGGGCTGGGAGAGGGAGAGCCCCTTCTGAAGGTCGCCGTCACCGTGCCCGTCGGCTACGAGGAGCGGGTAAGGAAGGCGATGGACGAGGCCGGGGCGGGGAGCATCGGCGCGTACCGGGGATGCTTTTTTCTCGGAAGGGGTGTCGGAACCTTCACCCCTCTCGCCGGGTCGAACCCCTTCATAGGCGAGCCGGGTTCCCCCGAGAGAGTGGACGAGGTGAGGATCGAGGGGATTGTCCCAAAATCTCTTTCGGGGAGGGTTACGGGGGCAATAGCCCGCGCCCACCCCTACGAAGCGCCCGCCATAGACCTCTATCTCCTCGCGGGAAGTTCCGATTACGGCTGTACCGGCAGGATGGGGACCCTCGAAAAAGCGGTCAGCCTTGAGAAATTCGCCGGCACGGCGATGAAAGCTCTTGGCGCGCCGGGCGTGCGCTTCGCGGGGCAAAAAGAGAAAAAGATATTAAGAGTCGCGGTGTGCGGGGGCTCCGCCGCTTCGCTCTGGCCGTCCGCAATGGCCGCCGGGGCGGATATTCTCGTCACCGGCGACGTCGGCTACCACGCCGCGCAGGAGGCCGCCGACGCGGGGTTCGCGATTCTTGACGCGGGCCACGCATCAACCGAAACGGTAGTGCTTTCGCCTCTGGCCGAGAAGCTCAGAAACTACGCGAAAGCATCTAAAAGTAAAATAAAGGTCTCGGTTTTCAGCGAAGGGGAGCCATTCTCCTTCGCAGTCGCCAAGAATCAATAG
- a CDS encoding TlpA family protein disulfide reductase: protein MLKYLWRLAVVTAFVAISGVALASEEWVGKKADDFTLKDTKGVELNLSSLAGKVVWVNFWGLRCGPCIRELPALEKLNKTYADKGLVIIGINADGVDDGFITKSFADRDDLKGAGVTFHLVSDVDFKMVDAFSLMGAPLNVIIDKTGVIRFYHEGYEAGDEANYEKVIKELLE, encoded by the coding sequence ATGTTGAAATACCTGTGGAGATTGGCGGTAGTCACCGCCTTTGTTGCCATATCCGGCGTCGCCCTGGCCAGTGAAGAGTGGGTCGGCAAGAAGGCGGACGATTTCACCCTTAAAGACACCAAGGGCGTTGAGCTAAACCTCTCCTCCCTCGCGGGCAAGGTGGTCTGGGTGAATTTCTGGGGCCTTCGCTGCGGCCCCTGCATAAGGGAACTTCCCGCCCTCGAAAAACTCAACAAAACCTACGCCGACAAGGGACTCGTCATCATCGGCATCAACGCCGACGGCGTCGATGACGGTTTCATAACAAAATCCTTCGCGGACCGCGACGACCTCAAAGGCGCGGGCGTCACCTTTCATCTCGTCTCCGACGTGGATTTCAAGATGGTCGACGCATTTTCGCTGATGGGCGCGCCGTTAAATGTTATAATCGACAAAACCGGCGTCATCCGCTTCTACCACGAAGGCTACGAGGCGGGCGACGAGGCCAATTACGAAAAGGTGATCAAAGAGCTTCTGGAGTAG
- a CDS encoding LemA family protein, whose product MKKGWIVLIVIAVLILGVFGWLKGTYNGFVSAQENVSQLWADVESSYQRRADLIPNLVETVKGYASHEKEVFTNVTEARSKAGSIRVDPEKLTPESIKAFQEAQGAVSGALTRLLAVAENYPVLKANENFRDLQTQLEGTENRINVARSRFNEGARLYNTKIRSFPANMLAGMFGFAAKSYFQAEEGASAAPKVKF is encoded by the coding sequence GTGAAAAAGGGCTGGATAGTTCTAATCGTAATAGCAGTACTAATACTGGGGGTCTTCGGCTGGCTTAAGGGAACCTACAACGGTTTCGTTTCCGCCCAGGAAAACGTCTCCCAGCTCTGGGCCGACGTGGAAAGCTCCTACCAGCGGCGCGCCGACCTGATTCCGAATCTCGTGGAAACCGTAAAAGGCTACGCAAGCCACGAAAAAGAAGTCTTCACCAACGTCACCGAGGCCAGAAGCAAGGCCGGGTCCATAAGGGTCGATCCCGAAAAGCTCACGCCGGAGTCTATAAAGGCCTTTCAGGAGGCTCAGGGCGCCGTTTCCGGCGCGCTTACAAGGCTGCTGGCGGTGGCGGAAAACTACCCGGTGCTTAAGGCCAATGAAAACTTCCGCGACCTCCAGACCCAGCTCGAAGGGACGGAGAACAGGATAAACGTCGCCCGCAGCCGCTTCAACGAGGGGGCGCGCCTCTACAACACAAAAATCAGGAGTTTCCCGGCCAACATGCTGGCGGGGATGTTCGGTTTCGCCGCCAAGTCCTATTTCCAGGCCGAAGAAGGCGCATCCGCCGCTCCGAAGGTCAAGTTTTAA
- a CDS encoding TPM domain-containing protein, whose amino-acid sequence MVAMQLFKEKFLSREESLRVEVAIEAAEKSTCGEIRVVIARSAPEEVFAAATKTFAKIGMQKTAKRNGVLIYIAVNRKRFAVIGDEGIDVHMGQEGWDRTRDILAENFKAGKKAEGIIEAVGEVAKVLSEYFPPEECDRNELSNKPLEV is encoded by the coding sequence ATGGTAGCCATGCAGCTCTTCAAAGAAAAATTCCTTAGCAGGGAAGAGAGCCTGAGAGTCGAAGTGGCCATCGAAGCGGCTGAAAAATCCACCTGCGGCGAGATTCGCGTAGTAATAGCCAGATCCGCCCCGGAGGAGGTCTTCGCCGCCGCGACGAAAACCTTCGCAAAGATAGGAATGCAAAAGACCGCGAAGCGAAACGGCGTCCTCATCTATATCGCCGTCAACCGCAAGCGTTTTGCCGTAATCGGGGACGAGGGGATTGACGTCCACATGGGGCAGGAGGGGTGGGACAGGACCAGAGACATTCTGGCGGAGAATTTCAAGGCCGGCAAGAAGGCCGAGGGGATAATCGAGGCCGTGGGGGAGGTGGCGAAGGTGCTTTCGGAGTACTTTCCGCCCGAGGAATGCGACCGTAACGAGCTGTCCAACAAGCCGCTGGAAGTATAG
- a CDS encoding NAD(P)-dependent oxidoreductase, translating to MNKRKILVTGSEGLIGRAVETSLRGAGFEVFGLDIRGSGPRKGDVRDPEAVERALVGVCGVIHLAAVSRVLWGEKDPAACISTNVGGTKNLLETSLSSPLRPWVLFASSREVYGEAKKLPVKEDSPLRPVNLYGRTKAEGEKLTMEAREKGLSTAVVRFSNVYGSVLDYPDRVVPAFARAAAFGGEIRVEGEENLFDFTHVDDTARGVLALVNLLEAGERNLPPVHLLTGSPCTLGELVGLAAKVSRKEVSVASAPSRSFDVARFYGDPGRAERLLGWRAEISLAEGFARLCGDYEAGQGS from the coding sequence GTGAACAAAAGAAAAATACTCGTTACCGGCTCGGAAGGGCTTATCGGCAGGGCGGTCGAAACTTCGCTAAGAGGGGCGGGGTTCGAGGTCTTCGGGCTCGATATACGCGGAAGCGGTCCCCGAAAGGGCGACGTGCGCGACCCGGAAGCGGTCGAAAGAGCGCTTGTGGGCGTTTGCGGAGTTATCCACCTCGCTGCGGTCTCCCGCGTCCTCTGGGGCGAGAAAGACCCGGCCGCATGCATTTCCACCAACGTCGGCGGCACAAAAAACCTCCTCGAAACCTCCCTCTCCTCTCCCCTGCGCCCCTGGGTTCTCTTCGCCAGCTCCCGCGAGGTCTACGGGGAAGCAAAAAAGCTGCCGGTTAAAGAGGACTCTCCCCTTCGTCCGGTCAACCTCTACGGCAGAACGAAGGCCGAGGGCGAAAAACTGACGATGGAGGCGAGGGAAAAGGGTCTTTCGACCGCCGTGGTCCGCTTCTCCAACGTCTACGGCAGCGTGCTCGACTACCCCGACAGGGTCGTTCCGGCCTTCGCCCGCGCCGCAGCCTTCGGCGGAGAGATACGGGTCGAGGGGGAGGAAAACCTCTTCGATTTCACCCATGTGGACGACACCGCGAGGGGCGTTCTGGCCCTCGTCAACCTTCTGGAAGCGGGCGAAAGGAACCTTCCGCCGGTACACCTGCTCACAGGCTCTCCCTGTACGCTGGGGGAACTTGTCGGACTCGCCGCCAAGGTCTCGCGTAAAGAGGTTTCGGTGGCAAGCGCCCCCTCTCGTTCCTTTGACGTAGCGCGGTTTTACGGCGATCCCGGAAGGGCGGAAAGGCTGCTCGGCTGGAGGGCTGAAATATCCCTCGCCGAGGGGTTTGCGCGGCTTTGCGGGGATTACGAAGCCGGGCAGGGCTCCTGA
- a CDS encoding tungsten ABC transporter substrate-binding protein has protein sequence MKKQAMALVLLLASLLAFPVGGALAAEKNLILATTTSTQDSGLLDLLLPAFEKDTGYFVKTIAVGSGQAMAMGEKGEADVLLVHSPAAEKKFMEGEFGVDRKLVMHNDFVLVGPPSDPAKVSGAKLTAEALKKISESGSLFLSRSDKSGTHSKELALWKVAGIAPDGQKWYQQTGLGMGQTLSVASEKEGYTLADRGTFLSMKKNLSLAVLVEGESNLLNVYHVISVNPAKWPKVNAEGAKAFNDFMVSGGAQEMIKTFGAEKYGQPLFTPDAGKKVEELGK, from the coding sequence ATGAAAAAACAGGCAATGGCGCTAGTTCTCCTTCTGGCCTCGCTCCTTGCGTTCCCCGTGGGCGGGGCGCTGGCCGCCGAAAAGAACCTGATACTCGCGACGACGACGAGCACGCAGGATTCCGGCCTTCTGGACCTCCTTCTCCCGGCTTTCGAGAAGGACACCGGCTATTTCGTCAAAACGATAGCCGTGGGCAGCGGACAGGCGATGGCTATGGGCGAGAAGGGCGAGGCCGACGTGCTTCTCGTCCACTCCCCCGCGGCGGAAAAGAAGTTCATGGAAGGGGAGTTCGGCGTCGACAGAAAGCTCGTAATGCACAACGATTTCGTCCTCGTCGGCCCGCCGAGCGATCCCGCGAAGGTCTCGGGCGCGAAGCTGACCGCCGAGGCCCTGAAGAAGATCTCAGAGAGCGGCAGCCTCTTTCTCTCCCGCTCCGACAAGTCCGGCACCCACTCCAAGGAACTCGCGCTCTGGAAGGTCGCCGGAATCGCCCCCGACGGCCAGAAGTGGTACCAGCAGACGGGGCTCGGGATGGGGCAGACCCTTTCCGTCGCCTCCGAGAAGGAAGGCTACACCCTCGCGGACAGGGGAACCTTCCTTTCGATGAAGAAGAACCTTTCCCTCGCCGTTCTGGTCGAGGGAGAGTCCAACCTCCTCAACGTCTACCACGTCATCAGCGTAAACCCCGCCAAGTGGCCGAAGGTAAACGCCGAAGGCGCGAAGGCTTTCAACGATTTCATGGTATCTGGCGGAGCGCAGGAGATGATAAAGACCTTCGGCGCGGAAAAGTACGGCCAGCCCCTCTTCACCCCCGACGCAGGGAAAAAGGTGGAAGAACTGGGAAAATAG
- a CDS encoding ABC transporter permease subunit: MELIFDGLLKALTLIFSLDPEVMGISLLSLKISGLATLISLVLGVSGGTALALTRFPGRQIIISLVNTGMGVPPVVVGLFISILLWRSGPLGALGLLYTPAAMIIAQTVIATPIVMGISLSAIQNLNPRLRFQILALGATRVQMVWLLVREAKLPLLAAVMAGFGGVISEIGASIMVGGNIKGYSRVLTTATVMETSRGNFETAIALGIILLVLAFGVNAALTFIQQWEKR; encoded by the coding sequence ATGGAGCTTATCTTCGACGGGCTTCTAAAGGCCCTGACTCTTATCTTCTCCCTCGACCCGGAGGTGATGGGGATTTCGTTGCTGTCGCTCAAGATCTCGGGGCTGGCGACGCTCATCAGCCTTGTCCTGGGTGTTTCGGGCGGCACGGCGCTCGCCCTTACGCGCTTTCCCGGAAGGCAGATAATAATAAGCCTCGTAAACACAGGGATGGGAGTCCCGCCCGTGGTGGTGGGACTCTTCATCTCGATTCTTCTCTGGCGGAGCGGCCCTCTGGGGGCGCTCGGCCTTCTCTACACCCCTGCCGCCATGATTATCGCACAAACCGTCATCGCCACCCCCATAGTGATGGGCATCTCCCTTTCGGCTATACAGAACCTCAACCCCAGGCTTCGTTTTCAGATACTGGCCCTCGGGGCCACGCGGGTACAGATGGTGTGGCTGCTGGTAAGAGAGGCCAAGCTCCCTCTTCTCGCGGCGGTGATGGCCGGATTCGGAGGGGTAATCTCCGAGATAGGCGCGTCGATAATGGTCGGCGGCAACATCAAGGGCTATTCGCGGGTGCTCACCACCGCTACGGTAATGGAGACCTCGCGCGGCAACTTCGAGACGGCCATAGCTCTCGGCATCATCCTTCTGGTCCTCGCCTTCGGCGTAAACGCAGCCCTGACCTTCATCCAGCAATGGGAGAAGCGCTGA
- a CDS encoding TPM domain-containing protein has protein sequence MGRGRKALLAILLLALASLGTLALAAFQIPESPSGRVSDYAGLLKPEEARELEAQLARIETSNSNQFTIAIFPGLEGESLEDLSIRIGDKWKIGQKGRDNGLMLLIFMAEKKVRVEVGKGLEGAITDLYSGRVIREIVAPAFRDGKPGEGLSKAMKAFDEASRGEFTALPKKEKKDNSFPVIFFLLFFIFLFISGLRRRGSNEVLGRRGGGMWMGGPFIGGGRGGGGFGGFGGFGGGGGGFGGGGSSGGW, from the coding sequence ATGGGCCGTGGCCGTAAGGCGCTCCTCGCGATACTTCTGCTCGCTCTCGCCTCGCTCGGGACCTTAGCCCTCGCCGCGTTCCAGATACCGGAAAGCCCAAGCGGACGGGTGAGCGACTACGCGGGGCTCCTTAAACCCGAAGAGGCGCGCGAACTCGAAGCGCAGCTTGCCAGGATAGAAACCTCGAACTCAAACCAGTTCACGATCGCGATCTTTCCCGGCCTTGAGGGCGAGAGCCTCGAAGACCTCTCAATCCGCATAGGCGACAAATGGAAGATAGGCCAGAAGGGGCGGGACAACGGCCTCATGCTGCTCATCTTCATGGCCGAAAAAAAGGTCCGCGTCGAGGTGGGCAAGGGACTCGAAGGCGCAATAACGGATCTTTATTCCGGGCGGGTCATAAGGGAGATCGTCGCCCCCGCCTTTCGCGACGGCAAGCCCGGAGAAGGGCTCTCGAAGGCGATGAAAGCCTTCGACGAAGCTTCAAGGGGCGAGTTTACCGCCCTGCCGAAGAAAGAGAAGAAGGACAACAGTTTTCCGGTCATCTTTTTCCTGCTATTCTTCATTTTCCTCTTTATCTCCGGTCTTCGCAGGAGAGGCTCCAATGAAGTGCTCGGAAGGAGAGGCGGCGGAATGTGGATGGGCGGGCCTTTCATCGGCGGAGGCAGGGGAGGCGGCGGCTTCGGAGGTTTCGGCGGCTTTGGCGGAGGCGGCGGCGGTTTCGGCGGCGGCGGCTCCAGCGGAGGATGGTAG
- a CDS encoding molybdenum-pterin-binding protein gives MKLSARNQLAGKITSIEEGLITAKVKIKLGGGEILTSIISKESVVELGLKKGDEVLAVIKSTEVMIAKP, from the coding sequence ATGAAGCTCAGCGCCCGAAACCAGCTTGCAGGCAAGATAACGTCCATCGAAGAGGGCCTCATAACCGCGAAGGTCAAGATTAAACTCGGCGGCGGTGAAATACTCACCTCGATAATCTCGAAAGAGAGCGTCGTCGAACTCGGCCTGAAGAAGGGGGACGAGGTTCTTGCGGTGATCAAATCCACCGAGGTGATGATAGCCAAGCCTTAG
- a CDS encoding ABC transporter ATP-binding protein, with protein MEAKKALTVTGLRLSRGGAPVLDIPSLEVFEGETLALVGPNGAGKSTLLLCLAGLQKPDGGEIRHHSHIVSATPASLEYRRRIAVVFQEPLLLRDTVYGNVATGPRLRNLPKAETDRRVMENLERFSITHLRDRRARTLSGGEAQRTSLARAFAVNPEIIFLDEPFSALDPPTREALLRDLGKSLKETRTTALFATHDRVEALQLGDRMLVMRGGRVAQLGSPDEVLNRPADEFVASFVGMETLLRGTVIEAGGGYFTLDVKGREIDVVGDAAVGEAALIGIRPENVTLHVSAEKAQSSARNRLEGKILKIIPQGPLAKVEVDCGFTLTALVTSRSLEELAVREGAQAGVSFKTAGIHVLKRGV; from the coding sequence ATGGAGGCGAAAAAGGCGCTTACGGTGACGGGGCTTCGCCTGTCGCGCGGCGGCGCTCCGGTTCTCGACATACCCTCTCTGGAGGTGTTCGAGGGCGAGACCCTGGCCCTCGTCGGCCCCAACGGAGCGGGCAAATCGACCCTTCTGCTCTGCCTCGCCGGGCTTCAAAAGCCGGACGGCGGGGAGATACGTCACCATTCGCATATTGTTTCCGCGACCCCGGCGTCGCTCGAATACCGCAGGAGGATAGCGGTGGTGTTTCAGGAGCCGCTGCTTCTTCGCGATACCGTTTACGGCAACGTGGCCACCGGTCCGCGGCTCAGAAATCTTCCGAAGGCCGAGACGGACAGGAGGGTTATGGAGAACCTTGAGAGGTTTTCCATAACTCACCTTAGGGACCGCCGCGCGAGGACCCTTTCGGGGGGGGAGGCGCAGAGAACCAGCCTCGCCCGCGCCTTCGCGGTAAACCCCGAGATAATCTTCCTCGACGAACCCTTTTCCGCGCTCGACCCGCCAACACGAGAAGCTCTGCTGAGGGACCTGGGCAAGAGCCTCAAGGAAACCCGCACCACCGCCCTTTTCGCGACCCACGACAGGGTGGAGGCGCTCCAGCTCGGAGACAGGATGCTCGTCATGCGCGGGGGGCGCGTAGCCCAGCTCGGCTCCCCCGACGAGGTGCTGAACCGCCCCGCCGACGAGTTCGTCGCTTCCTTCGTGGGGATGGAGACCCTCCTTCGCGGCACGGTGATAGAGGCGGGAGGGGGCTATTTCACCCTCGACGTCAAGGGCAGGGAAATAGACGTGGTGGGCGACGCCGCCGTGGGCGAGGCGGCTCTCATAGGAATACGCCCCGAGAACGTCACCCTTCACGTTTCCGCTGAAAAAGCCCAGTCCAGCGCCAGAAACCGTCTCGAAGGAAAAATTTTGAAGATAATACCGCAGGGGCCCCTCGCGAAGGTCGAGGTCGATTGCGGTTTTACCCTGACGGCTCTCGTCACCTCGCGGTCGCTGGAGGAACTGGCGGTAAGGGAAGGGGCCCAGGCGGGGGTATCTTTCAAGACCGCCGGAATTCACGTTCTGAAAAGAGGTGTATAA
- a CDS encoding TlpA family protein disulfide reductase has protein sequence MRRNITGWMTAAIVALFCALSHAGEGSALFIDEEGKGDSAPDFTLEDYATAGQVSLGSYLGKKVVMLEFWATWCDICKEEIPALVKIQNDWKDKNFQILAITLSPGDPGDRKKIQKQVEKHGINYPLLLDTEYKVAQELYKLKGPIPLKLIIDCAGKLRKEYVGDAMSKDDGFIFMLEALTQEPSCGK, from the coding sequence ATGCGACGCAACATTACGGGATGGATGACTGCCGCTATTGTCGCACTCTTTTGCGCCCTCTCCCATGCGGGAGAAGGCTCGGCCCTTTTCATAGACGAAGAGGGGAAGGGTGATTCCGCACCGGATTTCACGCTCGAAGACTACGCGACCGCCGGACAGGTTTCCCTGGGCTCCTATTTGGGGAAAAAGGTGGTCATGCTTGAATTCTGGGCGACCTGGTGCGACATCTGCAAGGAAGAGATACCCGCCCTGGTGAAGATTCAGAACGACTGGAAGGACAAGAACTTCCAGATTCTGGCGATTACCCTGAGCCCCGGAGACCCCGGCGACCGCAAGAAAATCCAGAAGCAGGTGGAGAAGCACGGGATAAATTACCCCCTTCTGCTCGACACCGAATACAAGGTCGCCCAAGAGCTTTACAAGCTCAAGGGGCCCATCCCGCTCAAGCTCATCATCGACTGCGCCGGCAAGCTCCGCAAGGAATACGTCGGCGACGCGATGTCCAAGGACGACGGCTTTATCTTCATGCTCGAAGCGCTCACTCAGGAGCCCTCCTGCGGGAAGTAG
- a CDS encoding methylenetetrahydrofolate--tRNA-(uracil(54)-C(5))-methyltransferase (FADH(2)-oxidizing) TrmFO — translation MSEEKSEGFDAKAPVEVVGGGLAGVEAAIQLARRGVRVRLVEMKPVKFTEAHKNPDLAELVCSNSLKSMGLTQASGLLQEEMRALGSVVIEAALENRVAAGQALAVDRAKFSRRITEMVQNEPLIELVREEAVEIPRDRYSIIATGPLTSAPLAKKLEELAGSGELYFYDAMAPIIEGGTIDETVAFRASRYGKGGDDYLNCPMTKEEFDLFFAALLEAKKVPTRGCEEEKVFSACQPIETLAASGSKTLRFGPMKPVGLLDPRSGERPFAAVQLRREDAEGQRWSMVGFQTKLVYGEQERVFRLIPGLRDAQFLRLGSLHRNTYVDGPRVLDGYLRLRKAPWAMLAGQITGVEGYLESSAMGLWAGLNLALRLTGNTPSIPPPETALGALIEHVTHAPGKKFEPMNMNFGILPPLGTRMRDKEESKRLRSVRALEALEMWRNTLQEPCPAS, via the coding sequence ATGAGCGAAGAAAAGAGTGAAGGTTTCGACGCAAAAGCGCCCGTGGAGGTCGTCGGGGGCGGGCTCGCCGGAGTGGAGGCGGCAATCCAGCTTGCCCGCCGGGGTGTTCGGGTCCGCCTCGTCGAGATGAAACCGGTCAAATTTACCGAAGCCCACAAAAATCCCGACCTCGCCGAGTTGGTCTGCTCGAATTCCCTTAAGTCGATGGGTCTCACGCAGGCTTCCGGGCTTTTGCAGGAGGAGATGAGGGCGCTGGGTTCGGTGGTGATTGAAGCGGCCCTTGAAAACCGCGTCGCGGCGGGGCAGGCCCTCGCCGTGGACCGGGCGAAATTTTCCCGCCGGATAACGGAGATGGTCCAAAACGAACCGCTGATCGAACTGGTCAGGGAAGAAGCCGTCGAGATACCCCGCGACAGATACTCCATCATCGCCACCGGCCCGCTGACCTCCGCTCCCCTCGCAAAAAAGCTGGAAGAATTGGCAGGCTCGGGCGAACTCTACTTCTACGACGCAATGGCCCCCATAATAGAGGGCGGCACCATCGACGAAACAGTCGCCTTTCGGGCTTCGCGCTACGGGAAGGGGGGGGACGATTACCTGAACTGCCCGATGACCAAAGAGGAGTTCGACCTCTTTTTCGCGGCTCTGCTGGAGGCGAAAAAGGTTCCGACGAGGGGCTGCGAGGAGGAAAAGGTCTTTTCGGCCTGCCAGCCCATAGAGACCCTCGCGGCCAGCGGCTCCAAGACCCTGCGCTTCGGGCCGATGAAGCCGGTAGGCCTTCTGGATCCCCGTAGCGGCGAGCGACCCTTCGCCGCCGTCCAGCTTCGGCGCGAGGACGCCGAGGGGCAGAGGTGGAGCATGGTCGGCTTCCAGACCAAGCTGGTTTACGGCGAGCAGGAGCGGGTTTTCAGGCTTATCCCCGGCCTTCGGGACGCACAGTTCCTCAGGCTCGGGAGCCTCCACCGGAACACCTACGTGGACGGCCCGAGGGTCCTTGACGGCTACCTGCGGCTTAGAAAAGCGCCCTGGGCCATGCTTGCGGGGCAGATTACCGGCGTCGAGGGGTATCTCGAAAGCTCGGCGATGGGGCTTTGGGCGGGGCTGAACCTCGCCCTGCGGCTTACCGGAAACACGCCGTCGATTCCCCCGCCTGAAACAGCCCTCGGAGCGCTCATTGAGCACGTAACCCACGCGCCCGGCAAGAAATTCGAGCCGATGAACATGAATTTCGGCATCCTCCCCCCTCTGGGGACGCGCATGCGCGACAAGGAGGAGTCAAAGCGGCTGCGTTCCGTCCGCGCCCTGGAAGCTCTGGAGATGTGGAGGAACACCCTTCAGGAGCCCTGCCCGGCTTCGTAA
- a CDS encoding ADP-ribosylglycohydrolase family protein, whose translation MEKEERYVGSLLGLAVGDALGLAVEFKLPGTFTPLTKITGGGPFSLPAGAFTDDTSMALCLAESLVKTGGFDPLDQLERYRRWWREGHFSCTGACFDIGNTTLRALEWYERTGEPIPCDPQGRGNGSLMRLAPVPLYFARDPAEAVHISGESSKTTHGARECVDACRYFAALIMGALLGASKEELLKPLYEPFPGIWDKEPLHFEIEAVAKGSFLGKNPPEIRGTGYVATSLEAALWAFCSTGSFREGCLAAANLGEDADTTSAIFGQLAGAYYGASGIPESWQAKIFMGEKIEELALGLMAGPS comes from the coding sequence ATGGAAAAAGAAGAAAGATACGTGGGCTCGCTCCTCGGCCTTGCCGTTGGCGACGCCCTTGGCCTTGCCGTGGAATTCAAGCTGCCCGGAACCTTCACTCCCCTCACGAAGATAACCGGCGGCGGCCCCTTCAGCCTTCCCGCGGGGGCTTTCACCGACGATACCTCCATGGCGCTCTGCCTCGCGGAGAGCCTCGTCAAGACGGGCGGCTTCGACCCTCTCGACCAGCTCGAACGCTACCGCCGCTGGTGGAGGGAGGGGCATTTCAGCTGCACGGGGGCCTGTTTCGACATCGGCAACACCACCCTGCGCGCCCTGGAATGGTACGAACGCACCGGTGAGCCCATCCCCTGCGATCCTCAGGGGAGAGGCAACGGATCCTTGATGCGCCTCGCGCCGGTTCCCCTCTACTTCGCCCGGGATCCCGCCGAGGCGGTGCATATTTCGGGAGAAAGCTCAAAGACCACCCACGGGGCGAGGGAGTGCGTAGACGCCTGCCGCTACTTCGCCGCGCTCATCATGGGCGCGCTCCTTGGCGCATCCAAAGAGGAGCTGTTAAAGCCCCTCTACGAGCCCTTTCCCGGCATCTGGGACAAAGAGCCCCTGCACTTCGAGATCGAAGCCGTCGCAAAAGGCTCTTTTCTCGGCAAAAATCCTCCCGAAATCCGCGGCACGGGCTACGTTGCCACCTCCCTCGAAGCCGCTCTCTGGGCCTTTTGCTCCACCGGCTCTTTCCGGGAAGGGTGCCTCGCGGCCGCCAATCTCGGAGAGGACGCCGACACCACCTCCGCCATCTTCGGCCAGCTCGCCGGGGCTTATTACGGCGCAAGCGGGATTCCCGAGAGCTGGCAGGCGAAGATTTTCATGGGGGAGAAGATTGAGGAGCTCGCCCTCGGCCTGATGGCCGGACCATCATAG